From one Chanodichthys erythropterus isolate Z2021 chromosome 3, ASM2448905v1, whole genome shotgun sequence genomic stretch:
- the LOC137016980 gene encoding uncharacterized protein isoform X1 has translation MADQCDLCLLGLIILSSLLTGSSGVNETRVFISSGENVRLSCNNALSDCKSTTWIYSRHSETVSLIELGIKKKDTERHERLSLGSDCSLNIKNITEEDYGSYICQKWTGAEGQQQKQGTDERVYLNVLHVSVSPSSSSSSSSSSSQTEISPGRSVTLSCQLYSYSGFSCNYWVRSEGLHLLWVNQAGVDLTTDSRYQILFSSDHCNITLTTTLLNEDDNREWRCQLTLRNQLQTSVRYTVKYSVSSSNSEKKSSQTTAAAPTQVVPSTTASTLTPTSLASTTITALIPDVASNSLDPATTSTTQIPASPVVPSTTASTLTPTSLVIVIVVASFAVLLPALILWMIRRKRDDNRRGTDDSEDHQTRPVYPTGQNTLPQQEQTDDHVTYSEVTAYSKNQEQKKKVRCDDKVTYASIRGAKAGSQENCSELYASVNKNHHKSVK, from the exons GATCCAGTGGAGTGAATGAAACTCGTGTGTTCATCAGTTCTGGTGAAAATGTCCGTCTGTCCTGTAATAATGCTCTTTCTGACTGCAAATCAACTACATGGATCTACAGCAGACATTCAGAGACAGTTTCACTGATTGAATTAGGGATAAAGAAGAAAGACACAGAGAGACATGAGAGACTGAGTCTGGGGTCTGACTGCTCTCTGAACATCAAGAACATCACAGAAGAAGATTATGGATCTTACATCTGCCAAAAATGGACAGGTGCAGAaggacaacaacaaaaacaaggaACTGATGAACGTGTTTATCTGAATGTTCTTCATG TTTCAGTgtctccatcatcatcatcatcatcatcatcatcatcctcacagACTGAGATCAGTCCAGGTCGctctgtgactctctcctgtcaGTTGTATTCATATTCTGGATTCTCCTGTAATTATTGGGTTCGTTCTGAGGGTCTTCATCTGTTGTGGGTGAATCAGGCTGGTGTTGATCTGACGACAGACTCCAGATAtcagatattattctcatcagATCACTGTAACATCACTCTGACTACAACACTCCTGAATGAAGATGACAACAGAGAGTGGAGATGTCAGCTTACTCTCAGAAATCAACTCCAGACCTCAGTCAGATACACTGTCAAGTATTCAG TCAGCAGCTCAAACTCTGAGAAGAAATCAAGCCAAACTACAGCAGCAGCTCCTACACAAG ttgtaCCATCAACTACAGCATCAACACTGACTCCAACCTCTCTAG caTCAACTACAATAACAGCACTGATTCCAGATGTCGCATCAAACTCTCTGGATCCAG caactacatcaacaACACAGATTCCAGCCTCTCCAG ttgtaCCATCAACTACAGCATCAACACTGACTCCAACCTCTCTAG TGATTGTGATTGTTGTCGCTTCATTCGCTGTTCTCCTTCCTGCTCTTATTCTCTGGATGATTCGCAGAAAAAGAGACG ATAACAGAAGAGGAACTGATGACTCTGAG GATCATCAAACACGACCTGTCTATCCAACAGGACAGAACACTCTTCCTCAACAG GAGCAGACAGATGATCATGTGACTTATTCTGAGGTCACTGCGTACAGTAAAAACCAAGAGCAAAAGAAGAAG GTTCGCTGTGATGATAAAGTGACTTATGCTTCCATCAGAGGAGCAAAAGCTGGATCTCAggaaaactgcagtgaactttaTGCCTCTGTGAACAAGAACCATCACAAATCAGTCAAATAA
- the LOC137016980 gene encoding uncharacterized protein isoform X2 translates to MADQCDLCLLGLIILSSLLTGSSGVNETRVFISSGENVRLSCNNALSDCKSTTWIYSRHSETVSLIELGIKKKDTERHERLSLGSDCSLNIKNITEEDYGSYICQKWTGAEGQQQKQGTDERVYLNVLHVSVSPSSSSSSSSSSSQTEISPGRSVTLSCQLYSYSGFSCNYWVRSEGLHLLWVNQAGVDLTTDSRYQILFSSDHCNITLTTTLLNEDDNREWRCQLTLRNQLQTSVRYTVKYSVVPSTTASTLTPTSLASTTITALIPDVASNSLDPATTSTTQIPASPVVPSTTASTLTPTSLVIVIVVASFAVLLPALILWMIRRKRDDNRRGTDDSEDHQTRPVYPTGQNTLPQQEQTDDHVTYSEVTAYSKNQEQKKKVRCDDKVTYASIRGAKAGSQENCSELYASVNKNHHKSVK, encoded by the exons GATCCAGTGGAGTGAATGAAACTCGTGTGTTCATCAGTTCTGGTGAAAATGTCCGTCTGTCCTGTAATAATGCTCTTTCTGACTGCAAATCAACTACATGGATCTACAGCAGACATTCAGAGACAGTTTCACTGATTGAATTAGGGATAAAGAAGAAAGACACAGAGAGACATGAGAGACTGAGTCTGGGGTCTGACTGCTCTCTGAACATCAAGAACATCACAGAAGAAGATTATGGATCTTACATCTGCCAAAAATGGACAGGTGCAGAaggacaacaacaaaaacaaggaACTGATGAACGTGTTTATCTGAATGTTCTTCATG TTTCAGTgtctccatcatcatcatcatcatcatcatcatcatcctcacagACTGAGATCAGTCCAGGTCGctctgtgactctctcctgtcaGTTGTATTCATATTCTGGATTCTCCTGTAATTATTGGGTTCGTTCTGAGGGTCTTCATCTGTTGTGGGTGAATCAGGCTGGTGTTGATCTGACGACAGACTCCAGATAtcagatattattctcatcagATCACTGTAACATCACTCTGACTACAACACTCCTGAATGAAGATGACAACAGAGAGTGGAGATGTCAGCTTACTCTCAGAAATCAACTCCAGACCTCAGTCAGATACACTGTCAAGTATTCAG ttgtaCCATCAACTACAGCATCAACACTGACTCCAACCTCTCTAG caTCAACTACAATAACAGCACTGATTCCAGATGTCGCATCAAACTCTCTGGATCCAG caactacatcaacaACACAGATTCCAGCCTCTCCAG ttgtaCCATCAACTACAGCATCAACACTGACTCCAACCTCTCTAG TGATTGTGATTGTTGTCGCTTCATTCGCTGTTCTCCTTCCTGCTCTTATTCTCTGGATGATTCGCAGAAAAAGAGACG ATAACAGAAGAGGAACTGATGACTCTGAG GATCATCAAACACGACCTGTCTATCCAACAGGACAGAACACTCTTCCTCAACAG GAGCAGACAGATGATCATGTGACTTATTCTGAGGTCACTGCGTACAGTAAAAACCAAGAGCAAAAGAAGAAG GTTCGCTGTGATGATAAAGTGACTTATGCTTCCATCAGAGGAGCAAAAGCTGGATCTCAggaaaactgcagtgaactttaTGCCTCTGTGAACAAGAACCATCACAAATCAGTCAAATAA